The nucleotide sequence GGCCCCGAACAGCACTGTCTCTCACCGGATGTTGACGGTGCAGCGTGGCAAGATGGCCGGCATGTCCGAGCCGGTGCCCACCGTGAGCGTGTCCGATCTCCCCGCCGACGCCCCGATGCTGGACGTCCGTGAGCTCGACGAGTGGACGGCCGGTCACGCCCCGTCCGCCCGTCACCTCCCGATGTCCGAGCTGGCGGGGCGGGTCGCCGAGGTTCCGGGCGACGATCCGCTCTACGTCGTCTGCCGCTCCGGTGGCCGTTCCGCCAGGGTGGTGGCCTACCTCAGCCAGCAGGGTTTCCCCGCGGTGAACGTGGCGGGCGGCATGCAGGACTGGGCCGCCGTCGGACGTGACGTGATCACCGACGACGGCAGCGCACCCCGGATCGCCTGAGGCGTTGGCGTACCCACCGCCACCCTGCCCGCGGTGCGGCCGGCAGGCCGGGCCGGGGAGCGGCGCCTTCTGTCCCTGGTGCGGCCGTTATCTGTCGGCGCTGGACTGGGTGGCGACACCGCCGGATCCCGCGGCCCTGCCGGACTCGCTGCGCCCGCGCAGGCCGGAGCCGGCCCCCGACCGGTACGCCGGCCCGCCGCGCTACCGCTCGGTGCCGCGCTGGGGTCTTCCGGTCGGGCCGTGGCGGATGCCGCCCGGCCCGGACGACGGCCCGGCCGCGCCGGTCGACCGGGTCCGCTGGCTCGCCGGGCAGCTCGTCCCGGTGCTGTGGGTGGTGGTCGTGATGAGCCTGATCGCGGCCGCCGCCGAGACCTGGCGGTACACCCTGCTGCTGCAGAGCCGGTCGGACGCGTTGTCCCCGGTCGCCGTCGCCTGGTCGGACGCCATGGTCTGGTTCGGCGGCTGGTCCTCGGTCGCGGCGGTGATCGCCGCCGGGGTGCTGACGATCTCGTGGAGCCGCTGGTCCTACCAGGCGGCCGCCGAGCGGGCCGGGACGCGGCCGTGGCGCAGCCGTCGCAGCATCGTCGCCGGCTGGCTGGTCCCGGGCTGGAACCTGGCCGCGCCCGGATCGCTGCTCGCCGAGACCGAGCACACCGCGCTGGGCCTGCCCGCCGACCGGCGGCCCTCGCCGTCGCGGGAGCTCATGGTCTGGTGGGTGATGTGGGTGGCCTGCGTGCTGCTCGCCGCGCTGGCGTTGATCGGGCGGTTCCGGACCGGCACCCAGGCACTGGCCGACGGGGTCGTCGTGCACGCCTGGGCCGACGTCGGCGCCGCGGTAGCGGCCTACCGGACGATCCGCGTCGTGCGGTGGATCACCGGTCTGCTGGAGCCGGAGCCGCGTGGTCCGCGGGAGCTTCTGGTGCGGGCGGGCCCGGCGGGGGAGCCGCCCACGTCGCCGGCGCCGGATCGGCCGGAGCCGCAGCCGCAGCTGGATCGGGCCGAGCCGGATCCGGCACCGGATCCGGCGCCGCGGCCGGGCTGAGCGGGGCGACCGCACGGGACGGCACGGTGGCCTCGATGGTATCGCCGGAGCCCGGATCCGGATGGGCACCGGCTGTCGCCTGCCCGGCGTGCGTGGCGCCGACGTTCGTGGACGGGTGTCCGGTGTTCCTGGGCGCGGGGAGGGCGACCGCGGGTGCTCCGGTGTAGCCGGGCCCCGGGGTGCCCGGGCCGGTAGCGGGTTCGCGGCCGATCCCGCTGCCCGGGAACCGCGCGCCGTGCACGGCCGGGTCGCCGCCCGGAGCGGTCGTGCCGCCGGAACCGCCGGAACCGCCGGGACCGTTCGGGTCGGTCGGCCCGGGGTTCCCGCCCGATCCGCTGCTCCCGTTCGGCCCGGGACTCGGGTGGCCGGGTCCTGCAGCACCGGGCGCCGCGTGGCCGAGCCCCGCGGGATCGGGCCCCGGATGGCTGAGCCCGGCCGGACCGGACGCCGCGCGACCAGGGGAGCCGGGCCCCGCCGGACCGGGCACCGTCCACCCGGCGGATCCCGGTCGCACGGCGACCGAGGGTCCCGCGGTGAGCGCGTGTTCCGAGACCGCGCGCAGCCGCTTCCGGACCTTCGCGACCGTCCGCTCCGACCCGCGTACGACGACCGACATCGCGAGCCGGCCGCCGTGCGGATCGGCGACGGTGTGCAGTATGTGCCGGTCCGGCCCGGCCTCCAGCACCAGCGAGATCAGCCCGCCGGCGGCGGGTGCCAGCGCGAGCCCGATCCGGACCAGCTCGGCGTGCGCCGCCCCGCGGACCTCGTCGCGGTGGTCGTGCTCGGCAGGTCTGGCCAGCCCGAACCGGCCGGCCGAGGTGTCCGGCCCGCAGACGTCGAGCACCATCCCGCTGTCGACGTCGATCAGCGCGGCGGACCGGATCCTGGGGTCGGTGAGCAGCGGTCCGAGCACCGCGGCGAGACCGTCGGTCCGGACCGTGACCGCATGCCAGTGACGTCCCACGCGGTCGGGCGGCTCAGCGCTGCTGGGCGGGGAAGAACGCCTGCCCGGCCTGCTGCGGGGCCGACTGCGGCGCGGACATCGCGAACTGCTGTTCGATGACGCGCAGATCGCGGCGGGCCATCGCCAGGTTGGCCTGGGCACGGTTGAGGACCAGGTAGAAGAACAGCTGCTCGTCCGTGCCGCGGATGATCCGGATCAGGTGGTACTGGCTGTCCAGCGTGATCAGGATGTCCTCGATGTTCTCGCGCAGCCCGATCTTCTGCATGACCTCGAGCTTGGTGCGCACGACCTCGGAGTTACCGGGCGCCGCGACGTCCAGGTCGAACTCCGGGCTGCCGCCACGCGAGCCCAGGGTCATGCCGCTCTCGAAGTCGACGATCGCGACCGCGAAGGCGCCCTTGATGTTGGCTGCCATGTCCAGCGAACGATCGATGTTGTTCATTGCTGTGCCTCCGCACGGCGCGTCGATACGGCCGTGTTCGATGATCGGGGAGCGGCCACCGGGAATTCTCCGCGGGAGACGGAGAAGATCTTCTACTTAATGTCCCGGCGAGGGAATCAACAATAACCCTGAATCACGAAACGTCAACTCTCCGTCGTGGACGGCCGGTCCAGGCGCCGCAGTCCGGCCAGGATCCGGGCCATCGTGCGCAGATCGTCGGACCACCGGCTCCCCGGCCGGTCCGGCGGTTCGGACGCGGTGCTCACCGGAGGGGAGGGCGGTGGTGGCTCGACCGCAGCGGTGGATGCACGGCGGGGGAGTGGGATCGCGACCGGGTCGATCCGCTCGGCCTCCGGCGCGGCGGTCTGTGCCGGCACCGCGATCGGCTCCGCGTTCGGCACCGCGATCGGTTCCGACGGGAGCGTCAGCAGCGCCCGCCGGGCCAGCGCCAGATTGCCGCGCACCCGATCGACCTGCAGATACGCGAGCAGCGCCGCGTTGTCGCGGTGCAGCGTGCGCACCAGGTGGTAGGCCCGGTCGGTGGTGATCACGGCATCCTCGAAGCGCGCTCCGGTATCTGTCGCCGCAGCTTCGGCGCCGGCCCAGCCGAGTACCGCGGCGACCCCACCGGGGACTGCGCCACCGCCACCGGGGACTGCGCCACCGCCGGGGGCGGCCGCCGACGGGTCCGGCAGGTCGTCCGCCGCCGGTGGTGGCTCACCGGTGGCGGCCGTCCCGTGTGCGGCCACGACCTGCCCGGTGGCCGGATCGGCCGCGCAGGCGTACCGCACCCCGGGTGCCCCGAGTGCTTCCCGGAGCACTTCCGACCACGATTCCACCGGGATGATTTCAACATGGCCCCCGCTCGCGGTCGACGCCGCACCCACAATTCGGAGAATCGCCGTCGCAGACATTCGGGTGCGCTCAACGCAATTCTTCGAACGGCCCTGCGGAATGATTCGTTCAGCTCAACGCAATGAGGGCCGTTCGGCCGAGCCGGACAGTCTCAGTTCCGACCAGCCGCGCATGACGAAACGCGGCCGGCGGACCGGGGCGCGGTCCGGCACCGCGTCCGGGAGCAGGCGCAGCAGCGCGCGCAGCACCTCGGCGATCTCGAGCCGGGCCAGCGGGGCGCCGAGGCAGTAGTGCACGCCGCCACCGAACCCCAGGTGTGGGTTCGGGGACCGGCCGACGTCGAGCCGGTCGGCGTCGTCGCCGAACGCGGCGGGATCGCGACCGGCGGCGCCGAGCAGCGTCCCGATCCGGCCGCCGGCGGGCACCGGGTGCCCGGCGATCGTCGTGTCGACGACCGCGGTCCGCTCGAACAGCTGCAGTGGCGCGTCGAACCGGATCAGCTCCTCGACGGCCGTCCCGACCAGCTCCGGATCGGCCACCAGGCGTCGCCACTGGTCCGGGTGCCGCAGCAGCGCGTGCACCCCGTTGCCGATGACGTTGACGGTCGCCTCGTGCCCGGCCATCAGGAGCAGGGCCGCGGTGCCGACGAGCTCGTCGGCGGAGATCCGGTCCCCGGAGTCGCGCACCGCGAGCAGATCGCCGATGAGGTCCCCCGGTCGTCCGGACGGATCCGCCGCCGGTCCGGGCCGGTCCGTGGCGCTGCCGGAGCCGTGCCGGGTGCGCTGCGCGACCAGGTCCCGCAGCATCGCGACGAAGTCGGCGGACGCCCGCTCGGCAGCGATCCGCCCGTCCGTCCCGGGATCGGGCTCGTACATCCGCACGATCGCGTCCGACCAGTCCCGCAGCGGGGCGCGCCGGTCGTCGGGCACCCCCAGCAGGTCGGCGATCACCTGGACCGGCAGCGGCTCGGCGACCAGCGGGATCAGGTCGGCGGGCTCGCCGTCGCGCACTCTGGTGACGAGGTCCTCGACGAGCGCGGTGGCGCGGGTGCGCACCAGCGGGGCGAGCCGCTCGGTGTGCCCGCGGGCGAACGCGGCGGCCACCAGGCGTCGTAGCCGGGTGTGCGGTTCGCCCTCCCGCTCCAGCAGCGAGTTGCGGTGCAGGAGGTTGAACGCGGCCAGCTCGGCCTCGGGGCGGGCATCGGTCCAGATCCGGCCGAGACCGCGGTCGCGCAGCACCGCGGAGCAGGCCGCGTGGGTGACCGCGACCGGCAGGCCCAGCCCCGGGTGTTCGTGCACCGGGCCGGCGGCGCGCAGTGCGGCGTAGGCGGGGTAGGGATCGTCGAGGAAGCCCGGGTCCGTGGCGTCGAACAGTGCCGGGGCGGGCCGGGACCGGGGGTCTGGGGAATCGGACGCATGCATCACCCGCTACCTTGCCGGGTGATGGGCAAGAAGACGCGTAACCGTGCCAACCGTTCCGAGGCGACCGCCGACAACCCGCGCCGGCCGTGTCCGTGCGGTTCGGGGAAGCGGTACAAGGCCTGCCACGGCGCCGGTGACGACGTGATCGTCGTCCGGCCGTTCGAGGGGCTGGCCGCCGAACCCGATCTCGTCGCGATGCGCGAGTTCCTACCGTCGGCGACGGCTCCGCTGCCGCTGCGCGACGGCGGGCCCGTGACGCTGACGTCGGTGCTGCCCGGTGCCTCCGCGGCGCTGGTCCGGGACAACGGCGAGATCCTGCTCGGGATGCAGGTGCAGACCCGTTCCGGGGATCTGTCCGCCGATCTCGCCGGCGCGCTGGCCTGGGCCCGCTCGGCGGAGCCCGGCTCGTCGCTGCCGGTGGTCGGGCCGGACCGCAGGACCGGCGAGCGGCTGCAGGACCTGCTCGAGCCGGAGACCCCGCTGGAGCCGACGGTGCACGCCGACTTCGCGTGGTGGCTTCCCGGGGAGAGCCCGGACCCGGAGGCGGCGGCGATGCTGGAGCGCGCCAACTCGGTGATCATGCCGACCGAGGCGCTGACCGCGCCGGGTGTGCGGGGTGCGTACTGGGTGGACACCGGCTCGAAGGCGCACGTCCGCTGGGTACGGACCGAGGACGAGACCTGGCTGATGGCGGCGCTGGCCCGGCTGTCCGACCAGGGCGGTCTGGAGCTGGGCGAGGGGTCCCGCTACGCGGGGTCGTTCCGGGCGCACGGCCTGCTGGTGCCGGTCTGGGACGTCGACCGGGAGATGCACTCGTCGGAGTGGGCCGGTCCGGCGGCCGAGTTCGCCGTGCGGCTGGACGAGGCGCTGGCGGGACTGGCGGATGCGCCGCTGACCGATGCCGAGCACCGGGCGCGCGAGGTGCTCTCCGGGAAGCAGATCACGCTGCGCTAGCCGCGCAGCGGGCCCCGGTGCCGGTGCGGCGCCGGGACCCCTGCTGACCGACGGCGGTGCTCGCTCAGACGCGGCCACCGGCGACGGCCGGTGCGGTGGCGTCGGCCGGCTCGCCCTTGGCGAGCTCGCGGGCGACGAAGTCCTCGATGTGGAACAGGTCGTCGCCGGCGCGGCGGACGATGGTCAGCAGCGTGGTCATCGAGGCGACCTCTTCGACCTGCTCCTTCAGGAACCACTGCATGAACTGCTCGCCGAGGTAGTCACCCTCGTCGCGGGCGGTCCGGGCGAGCGTGGTGATCTGCTCGGTGACCTGCTTCTCCTGGGTCAGCGCGAGCGACACCACGTCCTCGACGGAGCTGAAGTCGTTCTTGACCGCGTCGATGCCGGGGATGGTGGCCTGCAGGTCGTTGTCCAGCATGTACTGGACCATGCTCATCGCGTGGTTGCGCTCCTCGAGGGCCTGCGCGTAGAAGTGCGCGGCCAGCTGCGGGAGGTCCTGGTCGTCCAGCCAGACCGCGATCGCGGTGTACTGCTGGCTGGCGGTGAACTCGCTGCGGACCTGGTCGCGGAGCAGGGCGTGGAACTTGGTCTCGTCGGTCATGTGATCCAGGTTAGCGGCGATCACGCTTAACTTGAAACATTCCAGAGTTGAGGTCCGTCTCAGTTGGAGAGGGTCACCTTTCTCCAGGTGAGGGGCCCTTTTCCGGTGCATCGCCTGAGCTCGGCGGAGCGGCCGGACGGGCGTGCTCGCGGACCGCGCCGGGCCCCGAGCCGGTCGTCAGGAGGGGCAGCTCCCAGGGGCCGGAGTCGACTTCACCCGATCGGTCGTAGCCGACCCAGCGGCCTCGGGCGGACCGGCCCGTCGGATCGACGACGAGCTGGACCGCGCCGTGGTAGCGGGCGCCGCGGTAGTGGCCGTCGACGGCGGTGTACTCGGTCCAGCTGCCGGTGAGGATCTGGCCGTCGCGGGTCAGTCGCAGTTCGAGCCGCGAGTCGTTCGACCCGGGGATGCTCCCGATCTCCACCCGGTCGCCGACGGACCGCACGACGACGTGGTGGTAGCGGTCGATCGAACCCCTCGACGTGCTGACGTAGGTGTAGTGGCTGAGCCACACGCCACCCGGACCCGACGACCGTGCCCACCACCGCCACCCCCGGAGTCCCATGCGGACGATCGTGGCGGGTCAGGTTCCGCGGAGCAACGGTCGCCGGCGCCCTACCCTTCGGAGCGTGGACCAGGCATGGGAGGCGGAGCTGCGGTTGCCGACACCGCTGGTCGAGCTGCGCGATCCGCTCTTCGGGCGCTGCCGGGTGCTGCTCAAGCGCGACGACCTGATCCATCCCGACGTGCCGGGGAACAAGTGGCGCAAGCTCAAGTACCTCGTGCGGGACGCCCGCGACCGCGGTGCGGGCACCCTGCTCACCTTCGGCGGAGCCCATTCCAACCACGTCCGCGCCGTCGCGGCACTGGGGGAGCGGCTCGGCCTCCGGACCGTCGGCGTCATCCGGGGTGAGGAACAGCCGACGAACCCCGGTCTGCGCCGCGCCGAGGAGCGCGGCATGACGTTGCACTATCTGGACCGGGCGACCTACCGGCGCAAGACCGAGCCGGACGTGCTGGCGGCGCTGCGCGACCGGTTCGGCGGGGCGTACGTGGTCCCGGAGGGCGGCACGACGCCGTTCGCGTTCCCCGGGCTCGCCGAGCTGGTGCACGAGCTGGACCGGCCCTACGACGCCGTCGTGTGTGCCGTGGGGACCGGCGGCACCCTCGCCGGGATCGCGGCCGCGCTGCCGGCCGGTCGCCGGGCACTGGGCATCAGCGTGCTGCGCGGAGCCCGGTCGCTCGATGCCGAGGTGACGGCGCTGCACCGGTCGGCGCTGCGCCGGTCGCTGGACAACTGGACGATCGACCACCGATTCCACTGCGGCGGGTTCGCCCGCCGGGACGCTGCGCTCGACGAGTTCCTGGCCCGGTTCGCCGACCGGCACGGCTGGACCCCGGACCCGGTCTACGTCGGGAAGGCACTGTTCGGCCTGTCCGTGCTCGCCGGTGCGGGGGCATTCGACGGGGAGACGGTCGTGGCGCTCGTGTCGGGCCCCGGGACTGGTTGAACCGCGCCCGCCCTCGCGCCCCGGCGGCCGGTGTTCGCTGCAGGCCGCCGCGGAGCAGGCGCTGCGGCTCGCCGGGGATCAGAACGGCAGGACGTCCACCAGCAGCGCGTAGCCGACGAACGCCACGATGTCGATCACCAGGTGCGCACCGACCAGCGGCCAGAGCCGGTTGGTCCGCTGCCAGTACCGGGCGAAGACCAGGCCCATCACGAGGTTCCCGACGAACGCCCCGACCCCCTGGTAGAGGTGGTAGCACCCGCGGACGACGGCGGCCACCAGGGCGGACCGGTTCTCCGACCAGCCGAGCTGCCGGAACCGGGTGAGCAGGTAGCCGATCATGACGACCTCCTCCGCCCAGGAGTTCGCGGCGGCGGAGAGGATCAGCATCGGGATCCGCCACCAGTCGTCGGACAGCGTGCTGGGGGCGACGTCCGGGGTGATCCCGGCGACCCGGCCCAGCAGGTAGAGCCCGAGCCCGGGGATCCCGATCAGCGCCGCCAGCCCGAACGAGTGCAGCGTGTCGCGGCCCGCCCGGCGGCCGTCCAGCCCGACCCGGCGCAGCGCGAACCCGGCGCGCAGCAGCAGGTACGCGGCCAGCGCGCCCCATCCGGCCAGCTGCAGCGCACGGACCAGCTGGAATGCCAGGTCGATCCAGGTGTCGGTGGATGCCGGCGCGTTCAGCGCGACCTGCTGATCGGTCAGCGGCGCCGGCGCGAGGAGCGCCTCCAGCAGGGACAGCGCGCTGCGCAGCCCGGAGAGCCCGAGCGTCACGGTCAGCACGACCGCGATCTCCAGGCCGATCAGCCGTCGTTCCCGGCGGTCGGTGACGACGACCGGGTCCGCCGGCGCCGCCGGGTTCAGCCATCCACGCAGACCACCCGCGGTGGCCGGTGCCGTCGTCACGGTGGTGATCCTCGCAGGCCCGGTGCTCCGCCCGGCGGCGGTGCGTACCCTGGGTGCGTGTTGCGGTTGCTGCTGTCCCCGAAGTGGATGGCCTGGCATGTGCTCACGCTCGGCGCGATGGTCACCTGTGGCTGGCTGGCCGCCTGGCAGTGGGGTCGGGCCGGATCGGCGATGGGCTCCGCCCTGAACATCGGGTACGGGCTGCAGTGGCCGCTGTTCGCCCTGTTCTTCGGCATCATGTGGTGGCGGTTCCTGCGCATGGAGATCAACGATCTGCGCGCCGCCCGGGCCGATGCCGGCCCGGCCGCACCGGAGCCCGCGCCCGCCGTCGTGCCGGAGCAGGCCGCCGTGGCGGAGCAGGTCGCTGCCGAGCCGGTCACGGCGTCGGTCGCGCCCGCGGAGCCCGCTGCCCGGCCATCACCCTTCACCGCGCGTCCCGCCGGGGTGACCGCGCCACCGCCCGCGGATCCCCAGCTGCGTGCCTACAACGATGAGCTGGCCCGCCTCGCGGCCC is from Pseudonocardia autotrophica and encodes:
- a CDS encoding rhodanese-like domain-containing protein, whose translation is MSEPVPTVSVSDLPADAPMLDVRELDEWTAGHAPSARHLPMSELAGRVAEVPGDDPLYVVCRSGGRSARVVAYLSQQGFPAVNVAGGMQDWAAVGRDVITDDGSAPRIA
- a CDS encoding DUF4328 domain-containing protein yields the protein MATPPDPAALPDSLRPRRPEPAPDRYAGPPRYRSVPRWGLPVGPWRMPPGPDDGPAAPVDRVRWLAGQLVPVLWVVVVMSLIAAAAETWRYTLLLQSRSDALSPVAVAWSDAMVWFGGWSSVAAVIAAGVLTISWSRWSYQAAAERAGTRPWRSRRSIVAGWLVPGWNLAAPGSLLAETEHTALGLPADRRPSPSRELMVWWVMWVACVLLAALALIGRFRTGTQALADGVVVHAWADVGAAVAAYRTIRVVRWITGLLEPEPRGPRELLVRAGPAGEPPTSPAPDRPEPQPQLDRAEPDPAPDPAPRPG
- a CDS encoding cytochrome P450, whose protein sequence is MHASDSPDPRSRPAPALFDATDPGFLDDPYPAYAALRAAGPVHEHPGLGLPVAVTHAACSAVLRDRGLGRIWTDARPEAELAAFNLLHRNSLLEREGEPHTRLRRLVAAAFARGHTERLAPLVRTRATALVEDLVTRVRDGEPADLIPLVAEPLPVQVIADLLGVPDDRRAPLRDWSDAIVRMYEPDPGTDGRIAAERASADFVAMLRDLVAQRTRHGSGSATDRPGPAADPSGRPGDLIGDLLAVRDSGDRISADELVGTAALLLMAGHEATVNVIGNGVHALLRHPDQWRRLVADPELVGTAVEELIRFDAPLQLFERTAVVDTTIAGHPVPAGGRIGTLLGAAGRDPAAFGDDADRLDVGRSPNPHLGFGGGVHYCLGAPLARLEIAEVLRALLRLLPDAVPDRAPVRRPRFVMRGWSELRLSGSAERPSLR
- a CDS encoding DUF5926 family protein encodes the protein MGKKTRNRANRSEATADNPRRPCPCGSGKRYKACHGAGDDVIVVRPFEGLAAEPDLVAMREFLPSATAPLPLRDGGPVTLTSVLPGASAALVRDNGEILLGMQVQTRSGDLSADLAGALAWARSAEPGSSLPVVGPDRRTGERLQDLLEPETPLEPTVHADFAWWLPGESPDPEAAAMLERANSVIMPTEALTAPGVRGAYWVDTGSKAHVRWVRTEDETWLMAALARLSDQGGLELGEGSRYAGSFRAHGLLVPVWDVDREMHSSEWAGPAAEFAVRLDEALAGLADAPLTDAEHRAREVLSGKQITLR
- a CDS encoding ferritin, translating into MTDETKFHALLRDQVRSEFTASQQYTAIAVWLDDQDLPQLAAHFYAQALEERNHAMSMVQYMLDNDLQATIPGIDAVKNDFSSVEDVVSLALTQEKQVTEQITTLARTARDEGDYLGEQFMQWFLKEQVEEVASMTTLLTIVRRAGDDLFHIEDFVARELAKGEPADATAPAVAGGRV
- a CDS encoding 1-aminocyclopropane-1-carboxylate deaminase/D-cysteine desulfhydrase, which encodes MDQAWEAELRLPTPLVELRDPLFGRCRVLLKRDDLIHPDVPGNKWRKLKYLVRDARDRGAGTLLTFGGAHSNHVRAVAALGERLGLRTVGVIRGEEQPTNPGLRRAEERGMTLHYLDRATYRRKTEPDVLAALRDRFGGAYVVPEGGTTPFAFPGLAELVHELDRPYDAVVCAVGTGGTLAGIAAALPAGRRALGISVLRGARSLDAEVTALHRSALRRSLDNWTIDHRFHCGGFARRDAALDEFLARFADRHGWTPDPVYVGKALFGLSVLAGAGAFDGETVVALVSGPGTG
- a CDS encoding CPBP family intramembrane glutamic endopeptidase — protein: MTTAPATAGGLRGWLNPAAPADPVVVTDRRERRLIGLEIAVVLTVTLGLSGLRSALSLLEALLAPAPLTDQQVALNAPASTDTWIDLAFQLVRALQLAGWGALAAYLLLRAGFALRRVGLDGRRAGRDTLHSFGLAALIGIPGLGLYLLGRVAGITPDVAPSTLSDDWWRIPMLILSAAANSWAEEVVMIGYLLTRFRQLGWSENRSALVAAVVRGCYHLYQGVGAFVGNLVMGLVFARYWQRTNRLWPLVGAHLVIDIVAFVGYALLVDVLPF